In one window of Maribacter dokdonensis DSW-8 DNA:
- a CDS encoding RidA family protein, whose translation MQKKPSERIKELGLILPPAPPPAGLYKPVLVVDHFLYISGQGPMQNDGSLIVGRAGHDMTMEEAKVAAKQVALTMLSTIQTHFGDIDKIKRIVKTLGMVNSTPDFGQQPLVINGFSELMAEIFGPDNGVGVRSAVGMILPGGIPVEIEAHFELHH comes from the coding sequence ATGCAAAAGAAACCTTCAGAAAGGATTAAGGAATTAGGACTCATATTACCCCCTGCCCCACCTCCGGCAGGATTATACAAACCCGTTTTGGTGGTGGATCATTTTCTTTACATTTCAGGGCAAGGACCAATGCAAAATGATGGTTCTTTGATTGTGGGTAGAGCAGGTCATGACATGACAATGGAAGAAGCAAAAGTAGCGGCAAAGCAAGTAGCTTTAACCATGCTATCTACCATACAGACCCATTTTGGCGACATTGACAAAATAAAAAGAATCGTAAAAACCTTGGGCATGGTCAACTCTACCCCAGATTTTGGGCAACAACCTTTGGTCATTAATGGTTTCAGCGAACTTATGGCAGAGATTTTTGGACCAGATAACGGTGTGGGTGTTCGTAGTGCGGTTGGTATGATTTTACCTGGCGGTATTCCTGTAGAGATAGAGGCACATTTTGAACTACATCATTAA
- the aqpZ gene encoding aquaporin Z: protein MKKFIAEFIGTLWLVLGGCGSAVLAAGYPELGIGFVGVSLAFGLTVVTMAYAIGHISGCHLNPAVTIGVWVGGRFEGKDVFPYIVAQVMGGIAGAAILFLIASGKAGFELGGFASNGYNEHSPGGYDLTSAFTIELVMTFIFLFVILGSTYTKAPRGFAGLAIGLCLTLIHLISIPVTNTSVNPARSTSQALFVGDWALDQLWLFWLAPMIGAILAGLIYKTISPEMTDKL from the coding sequence ATGAAAAAGTTTATTGCAGAATTTATAGGTACTTTATGGCTAGTTTTAGGTGGGTGTGGTAGTGCCGTACTTGCCGCAGGATATCCAGAATTAGGAATCGGTTTTGTTGGGGTCTCCTTGGCCTTCGGTTTAACCGTGGTAACTATGGCCTACGCCATTGGTCATATTTCAGGTTGTCATTTAAACCCCGCCGTAACTATCGGTGTTTGGGTAGGTGGTCGTTTTGAGGGTAAAGACGTTTTTCCTTACATCGTAGCTCAAGTAATGGGCGGTATTGCCGGAGCAGCCATTCTATTTCTAATTGCTTCCGGCAAAGCTGGTTTTGAACTTGGTGGATTTGCTTCTAACGGGTATAATGAACATTCACCTGGAGGGTATGATTTAACATCAGCTTTTACTATAGAACTTGTGATGACCTTTATTTTCTTATTCGTCATACTGGGATCTACTTACACCAAGGCACCACGAGGTTTTGCCGGGTTGGCTATAGGCCTTTGTCTAACCTTAATTCACCTAATTAGTATTCCTGTCACCAATACATCTGTAAATCCTGCAAGAAGTACCAGTCAGGCATTATTTGTTGGTGACTGGGCGCTAGATCAACTTTGGCTATTTTGGTTGGCGCCAATGATCGGAGCCATTTTAGCAGGATTGATCTATAAGACCATCTCACCCGAGATGACTGATAAATTATAG
- a CDS encoding gluconate:H+ symporter → MPLFIVILGILLLFILIAKFKLNAFITFIIVSLFVGIAEGMEPISVVDSIQKGIGNILGFLVIILGLGAMLGKLVADSGAAQRITTHLVEKFGKKNIQWAVVLTGFIVGIPMFYSVGFVILVPLVFTIAAATGLPLLYVGLPMLASLSVTHGYLPPHPAPTALASMFNADIGKTLLYGIIVAIPAIIVAGPIFSRTLKNINATPLKEFLNPIILKEEEMPSMANSIISALLPVILIAIAALAQLLLPADFFLTKILVFMGNPAIAMLIAVLVAIYTLGLGRGKSMKEVMDSIGSAITGITMVLLIIAGSGALKQVLIDSGVSKYIGGILEQSSISPLILAWLIATVIRVCVGSATVAGLTAAGIVLPLVQGTGVSPELMVLAIGSGSLMLSHVNDSGFWLFKEYFNLSVNDTLKSWTVMETTVGVMGLVGVLIINMFI, encoded by the coding sequence ATGCCATTATTTATTGTTATTCTAGGAATTTTACTCCTATTCATTCTCATTGCAAAATTTAAACTCAATGCTTTTATCACTTTTATTATCGTATCGCTTTTTGTGGGTATTGCCGAAGGCATGGAACCTATCAGTGTCGTAGATTCCATTCAAAAAGGTATTGGTAATATTTTAGGATTTCTAGTTATTATCTTAGGACTTGGTGCCATGTTGGGCAAATTAGTTGCCGATAGTGGTGCCGCTCAACGAATCACCACCCATTTAGTAGAAAAATTTGGTAAAAAGAACATTCAATGGGCCGTTGTCTTAACCGGCTTCATTGTAGGTATTCCCATGTTTTATTCCGTAGGTTTCGTAATCCTAGTTCCATTGGTATTCACTATTGCAGCAGCCACCGGCTTACCACTACTTTATGTAGGTCTACCCATGCTGGCATCGCTGTCTGTCACCCATGGATATTTACCTCCGCACCCTGCTCCTACTGCACTGGCGTCCATGTTCAATGCTGATATTGGCAAAACACTGTTATACGGTATTATAGTTGCCATACCTGCAATTATTGTTGCTGGCCCTATCTTTTCAAGAACTTTAAAAAACATTAATGCAACTCCCTTAAAGGAATTTCTAAACCCCATCATCCTAAAAGAGGAAGAAATGCCAAGCATGGCAAATAGTATTATCAGCGCACTTTTACCAGTAATTCTTATTGCCATTGCAGCACTAGCCCAACTTTTGCTACCGGCAGATTTCTTTCTCACCAAGATTTTGGTTTTTATGGGCAACCCCGCCATTGCCATGCTTATTGCAGTTTTGGTAGCAATCTATACTTTAGGTTTGGGTCGCGGTAAAAGTATGAAAGAAGTTATGGACTCTATTGGCAGTGCCATTACGGGTATTACCATGGTACTTTTGATTATTGCAGGTTCTGGTGCCTTAAAGCAAGTATTGATAGATAGTGGCGTAAGTAAATATATTGGCGGAATATTAGAGCAATCTTCCATTTCTCCATTAATTTTAGCTTGGCTGATCGCTACCGTAATTCGCGTTTGTGTGGGTTCTGCCACTGTCGCTGGCTTAACGGCTGCAGGTATTGTATTGCCATTGGTGCAAGGTACCGGTGTTAGCCCAGAATTAATGGTGCTAGCCATTGGATCGGGCAGTTTAATGTTGTCCCATGTAAACGATAGTGGTTTTTGGTTATTCAAAGAATACTTCAACCTATCCGTAAACGACACCCTAAAAAGCTGGACAGTTATGGAAACCACCGTAGGTGTTATGGGATTAGTAGGTGTTCTAATAATAAATATGTTCATTTAA
- a CDS encoding metallophosphoesterase codes for MSSENRLNRAYENAKTIPFDDTSKFILFSDCHRGDNSFADDFANNRNIYYHALKFYYSEGFDYCELGDGDELWENIHFESIFEAHKNVFKLLKQFHLEQRLHMIWGNHDMVYKDEAYVKKHLSSYFEPIDDKDKSLFEGIKYHEALILKHKETQQEVFLTHGHQADWWNYTFWRWGRFLVRVLWKPLQVWGIADPTSPAKNYTELIKVERRIKRWILKNRLKVTVVGHTHRPRFPEPGDIPLFNDGSCVHPRSITGIEIEKGSISLIKWQINTTDDGTLRVVRILLEGPQKLKDYLDNK; via the coding sequence ATGTCATCGGAAAACAGACTTAATAGAGCTTATGAAAACGCTAAAACTATTCCGTTTGACGACACTTCAAAATTTATTCTATTTAGCGACTGTCATAGGGGCGATAACAGTTTTGCAGACGATTTTGCAAACAATAGAAACATTTACTACCACGCCTTAAAATTCTATTATTCAGAAGGTTTTGATTACTGTGAACTAGGTGATGGAGATGAGCTTTGGGAGAACATTCATTTTGAATCTATTTTTGAAGCCCATAAAAATGTTTTTAAATTATTGAAGCAATTTCATTTAGAACAAAGACTTCACATGATTTGGGGAAACCATGATATGGTCTACAAGGATGAAGCTTATGTAAAAAAGCATTTATCTAGCTATTTTGAACCTATAGATGATAAAGATAAATCACTATTTGAAGGCATAAAGTACCATGAAGCGCTTATACTAAAACATAAAGAAACCCAACAAGAAGTTTTTCTTACCCATGGTCACCAAGCAGATTGGTGGAATTACACTTTTTGGCGTTGGGGCAGATTTTTGGTAAGGGTACTGTGGAAACCCCTACAAGTATGGGGCATAGCAGACCCTACTTCACCCGCAAAAAACTACACTGAACTCATAAAAGTAGAGCGCCGTATTAAAAGATGGATTTTAAAGAACAGATTAAAAGTTACTGTTGTAGGTCATACCCACAGACCTCGTTTTCCAGAGCCTGGAGATATACCTCTCTTTAACGATGGTAGCTGCGTTCACCCAAGAAGTATTACTGGAATAGAAATTGAAAAAGGATCTATTTCCCTAATCAAATGGCAAATTAATACCACGGATGACGGTACATTACGCGTGGTTCGCATTTTATTGGAAGGTCCACAGAAGTTGAAAGATTATTTAGATAATAAATAA
- a CDS encoding acylase, whose protein sequence is MNRIIYLLAFVLVLSCKTEKPKSPEVEKWEAQAANVEIIRDDFGVPHIYGKTDADAVFGLLYAQCEDDFNRVEQNYIWATGRLAEVDGEEALYSDLRAKLFMTEEEAKANYEKSPAWLKELCNAFADGINYYLYTHPKVKPRLLTHFEPWMPMYFSEGSIGGDIERISTKKIAAFYESDMALPEMELLQLEKEKEAEEPQGSNGIAISGKLTQSGNPLLLINPHTSFYFRGEVHVVSEEGLNAYGAVTWGQFFVYQGFNEKTGWMHTSTYTDVMDEFKETIVKNDDNLFYQYGEELRPVESSEILLKYLDGEELKEKKYPAYRTHHGPITHVADGQWTASAMMWEPVKALEQSFIRTKQNGYKGFREMMDIRTNSSNNTVYADAEGNIAYFHGNYVPKRDVQFDYTKPVDGSNPKTDWQGLHTVDENILVLNPENGWIQNCNSTPFTSALEFSPKKEDYPYYMSRDQENFRGVHAIELLKDRKGYTIDSLIRLAHDPYLPAFKALIPGLVKAYNSHNDKNPKLKEPIEILEKWDYTTGEDQVAMTLAHFYGTAIGKHADQPKGISDMERMIYFGNNTEAVLPIFEEVINQLESDFGTWKMSWGEVNRYQRTTGDIVQHFDDAKPSIPIGFASGRWGALAAYGARYTTEGAKKIYGTRGNSFAAVVEFGETVKAKSILAGGQSGDPNSPYFNDQIERYRNVDWKEVPFYKKDVLKRARETYTPGKR, encoded by the coding sequence ATGAACAGAATAATTTACTTGTTAGCATTTGTCTTGGTTTTATCATGTAAGACAGAAAAACCAAAAAGCCCTGAAGTTGAAAAATGGGAAGCCCAAGCTGCTAATGTTGAAATAATAAGGGATGACTTTGGAGTCCCTCATATTTATGGTAAGACAGATGCCGATGCAGTGTTTGGGTTATTGTACGCCCAATGCGAAGATGATTTTAACCGTGTGGAGCAAAACTACATTTGGGCAACAGGTAGACTGGCAGAAGTAGATGGCGAAGAGGCTTTGTATAGCGATTTGCGCGCAAAACTGTTCATGACAGAAGAAGAGGCTAAAGCGAATTATGAAAAGAGTCCCGCTTGGTTAAAAGAGTTGTGTAATGCCTTTGCCGACGGTATCAATTACTACCTATATACGCACCCAAAAGTAAAACCTAGATTGTTGACGCATTTTGAGCCATGGATGCCCATGTATTTTAGTGAAGGGTCCATTGGTGGTGATATTGAGCGAATTTCAACAAAGAAGATTGCTGCCTTCTATGAAAGTGATATGGCATTACCAGAAATGGAATTGTTGCAATTAGAAAAGGAAAAAGAAGCAGAGGAACCACAAGGTTCTAACGGTATTGCTATTTCAGGTAAATTGACACAGTCCGGTAATCCGCTGTTATTGATCAATCCGCATACCTCGTTTTATTTTAGGGGAGAAGTCCATGTAGTTTCAGAGGAGGGGTTAAACGCCTATGGTGCGGTAACTTGGGGTCAGTTTTTCGTTTATCAAGGTTTTAATGAAAAAACCGGATGGATGCATACATCCACTTATACCGATGTTATGGATGAATTCAAGGAGACAATAGTTAAGAACGATGATAATTTATTCTATCAATACGGAGAAGAATTGCGTCCTGTAGAATCGTCTGAAATACTATTGAAATATTTGGATGGAGAGGAATTGAAAGAGAAAAAGTATCCAGCATACAGAACCCACCACGGACCAATAACCCATGTTGCAGATGGGCAATGGACGGCATCTGCCATGATGTGGGAACCGGTGAAAGCGTTAGAGCAATCATTCATCCGAACAAAACAAAACGGGTACAAAGGTTTTCGTGAAATGATGGATATTCGTACTAATTCAAGTAACAATACGGTGTATGCAGATGCGGAAGGAAACATCGCTTATTTTCATGGAAATTACGTTCCAAAACGAGATGTTCAATTTGATTATACAAAACCGGTAGATGGTAGCAACCCGAAAACAGATTGGCAAGGTTTGCATACGGTAGATGAAAATATTTTGGTATTAAACCCAGAGAACGGATGGATCCAGAATTGTAATTCTACCCCGTTTACATCGGCTCTGGAATTTAGTCCAAAGAAAGAAGACTACCCGTATTACATGTCTAGAGATCAAGAGAACTTTAGAGGCGTTCATGCCATAGAATTATTGAAAGACAGAAAAGGGTACACCATTGATAGTCTTATCCGGTTAGCGCATGATCCGTATTTACCGGCATTCAAAGCTTTAATACCTGGTTTGGTAAAAGCTTATAATTCTCATAACGATAAGAATCCGAAATTAAAAGAGCCGATTGAAATTCTGGAAAAGTGGGACTATACAACGGGAGAAGATCAAGTAGCCATGACATTGGCACATTTTTATGGTACCGCAATAGGCAAACACGCAGACCAACCAAAAGGAATAAGTGATATGGAGCGCATGATTTATTTTGGGAACAACACAGAAGCCGTATTGCCCATTTTTGAAGAAGTAATCAACCAACTTGAGTCAGATTTTGGTACATGGAAAATGTCATGGGGAGAAGTAAATAGATATCAGCGAACTACAGGAGATATCGTGCAGCATTTTGATGATGCTAAACCAAGTATTCCAATAGGGTTTGCTTCCGGTAGGTGGGGAGCCTTGGCGGCATACGGTGCGCGATACACCACTGAAGGCGCAAAAAAGATATACGGTACAAGGGGCAATAGTTTTGCAGCAGTAGTTGAATTTGGTGAAACCGTTAAAGCCAAAAGTATTTTGGCAGGTGGGCAAAGTGGTGATCCTAATTCTCCATATTTTAATGACCAAATTGAGAGGTATAGAAATGTAGATTGGAAAGAAGTACCTTTTTATAAGAAAGATGTTTTAAAAAGGGCAAGGGAAACATATACTCCTGGGAAAAGATAA
- a CDS encoding D-TA family PLP-dependent enzyme — MEDNNWYSLTHPEDVISPSLLIYPNRIQHNIELMISMRGDVNFLRPHVKTYKNANIIAMQMDAGIQKFKCATIAEAELLGNCMAKDVLLAMQPIGPNTKRFVELIKAYGNTKFSTLVDNSKSLQLLGDLAKANNIKIPLWIDINSGMNRTGIAPDQKALALYRELSEHEHLIAEGLHVYDGHLRHTDPTIREAECNTAFEPVLSLKANIDKLDIPSPKIVAGGSPTFPFHCKQDGVEASPGTTLLWDAGYGSLFPEMHFLPAAVLMTRILSKPTTGILCFDLGHKSLAPEMPFPRIAFLDLKHSKQISQSEEHLVVEYDDLTIPEVGDVHYAVPKHICPTVAKYDTLTVVKDNIVIDHWPVTARTQKSTI; from the coding sequence ATGGAAGACAATAATTGGTATTCATTGACCCATCCGGAAGACGTAATTTCTCCGTCCCTATTGATTTATCCCAATAGAATTCAACATAATATTGAATTAATGATTTCTATGAGGGGCGATGTAAATTTCTTGCGTCCGCATGTAAAAACATACAAAAACGCCAATATCATTGCTATGCAAATGGATGCCGGTATTCAAAAATTTAAATGCGCTACCATTGCAGAAGCTGAATTACTTGGTAATTGCATGGCAAAAGATGTACTGTTGGCCATGCAACCGATAGGACCTAACACCAAACGTTTTGTTGAACTTATAAAAGCATACGGCAATACCAAGTTTTCCACTCTTGTTGACAACTCTAAATCTTTGCAACTTTTAGGTGACCTTGCTAAAGCCAACAACATTAAAATTCCGCTGTGGATAGATATTAATAGCGGCATGAACAGAACGGGTATAGCTCCTGATCAAAAGGCATTGGCCCTATATCGAGAGTTAAGCGAACATGAGCATTTAATTGCCGAAGGCTTACATGTGTATGATGGTCATTTACGCCATACAGATCCCACTATTCGTGAGGCAGAATGCAATACTGCATTTGAACCTGTATTGAGCTTAAAAGCTAACATTGATAAACTTGACATACCAAGTCCTAAAATAGTGGCCGGTGGCTCACCGACTTTTCCTTTTCACTGTAAACAAGATGGCGTGGAGGCCAGCCCGGGCACTACTTTACTTTGGGATGCCGGTTATGGCAGTCTCTTTCCCGAGATGCATTTTTTGCCTGCAGCTGTACTAATGACACGTATTCTGAGTAAACCAACTACGGGCATTCTTTGTTTTGACCTTGGTCATAAATCCTTAGCACCTGAAATGCCTTTTCCCAGAATAGCATTTTTAGACCTAAAGCACAGTAAGCAAATTAGTCAGTCAGAAGAGCATTTGGTCGTTGAGTATGACGACCTTACCATACCTGAGGTAGGGGATGTGCATTACGCAGTTCCTAAACATATTTGCCCTACCGTAGCCAAATACGATACCCTTACGGTTGTTAAGGATAATATAGTTATAGATCATTGGCCAGTAACTGCAAGAACCCAAAAATCTACGATATAA
- a CDS encoding helix-turn-helix domain-containing protein produces MDTLQDLIAQIPIRHNFTSTIMLLGVAQNLFLSIVLFVKSMNNRLLLYFAFLLLFGTLVFLDTYLCYTGLIKHLLEWNDSSEVFVLLIGPFLYFTIYAFLKRKPISIRKGWWNLILPLGYLLSQIPFYTAPVSVKLNAYLGAYYSNLGTASVPDTFNYSYHHIKDIFDWLILFSLLLYTLLSLKLVKEERYRNDTDKANLKSAKYIFTRNSAIILCTFFILLFVVFYIYDDDGGDHFIAIFQTLVAFATTYIIISKSKFFEKSWVADKYETLSNAADEVTFKEIETFVDNNLFYTNSQASLKNLATQLAIHPNQISKTINSDFGSNFNHYINSKRIDLAKERLVDPQFSHLTIEAIGETVGFKSKSAFYNAFKKISGISPSKFAKSISPKL; encoded by the coding sequence ATGGATACGCTTCAAGACCTCATAGCGCAAATTCCTATTAGACATAACTTTACTTCTACCATAATGCTATTAGGAGTGGCGCAAAATCTATTTTTAAGTATCGTACTTTTTGTAAAAAGCATGAATAATAGATTACTACTCTATTTTGCATTTTTATTATTATTTGGAACACTGGTTTTTTTGGATACTTATTTGTGTTACACCGGACTCATAAAACACCTTCTTGAATGGAATGATTCTTCTGAAGTTTTTGTTTTGCTTATAGGTCCTTTTCTATACTTTACTATTTATGCATTTTTGAAAAGAAAACCTATTTCTATACGTAAAGGTTGGTGGAACTTAATTTTACCGCTAGGTTATCTTTTATCACAGATTCCGTTTTACACAGCTCCAGTTTCGGTTAAACTAAACGCTTATTTAGGTGCGTATTATAGTAATTTAGGTACCGCCTCGGTTCCAGACACATTTAACTATTCATACCATCACATTAAAGATATATTTGATTGGTTAATTTTATTTAGTTTACTGTTATATACGCTATTATCACTAAAACTAGTTAAAGAAGAACGCTATAGAAATGACACAGATAAAGCAAACCTTAAGTCTGCCAAATACATTTTTACACGTAATTCTGCCATTATACTCTGTACTTTTTTCATTCTTCTATTTGTAGTTTTCTACATATATGACGACGATGGCGGAGACCATTTTATTGCCATTTTCCAAACTTTAGTAGCATTTGCCACCACATACATTATTATTTCCAAATCTAAGTTCTTTGAAAAATCATGGGTTGCAGATAAGTATGAAACGCTTTCGAATGCAGCAGATGAAGTTACATTTAAAGAAATTGAAACATTCGTGGACAATAACTTGTTTTATACAAATAGCCAAGCCAGTTTAAAAAATCTTGCCACCCAGTTAGCTATTCATCCAAATCAAATTTCAAAAACTATAAATTCAGATTTTGGTTCTAATTTTAATCACTATATCAATAGCAAAAGAATTGATCTAGCTAAAGAGAGATTAGTAGACCCTCAATTTAGTCATCTAACCATTGAAGCTATTGGCGAGACGGTAGGATTTAAGTCAAAGTCTGCATTTTACAATGCTTTCAAGAAGATTTCGGGTATATCTCCCTCTAAATTTGCAAAGTCAATTTCTCCAAAATTGTAA
- a CDS encoding dipeptidase, protein MFIFDAHLDLSMNAMEWNRDLTWSVEDIRKGEQGMTDKPDRGNNTVSLDAMRKGNIGLCMATQIARYVHKDNTLPGWKSPQQAWAQTQGQLAWYKSMEDAKEMVQITNKTQLDAHLELWKTDKEKKPIGYLLSLEGADSIIDVSYLQRSYDQGLRAIGPAHYGPGTYAHGTNSSGGIGAKGRNLLKEIQRLGIILDVTHLCDISFWETMVNYDGPLWASHNNCRTLVNHHRQFTDEQIKEIIARKGIIGVVLDAWMMVPHWERGVSTPQSAGVSLQQMLDNIDHICQLAGNANHVGIGSDLDGGFGKEQGPADVDTIADLQKCVHLLENRGYSPQDIEKIMNGNFISFLRENLK, encoded by the coding sequence ATGTTCATTTTCGATGCCCATTTAGACTTGTCCATGAACGCCATGGAATGGAACCGTGACCTTACCTGGTCTGTTGAAGATATTAGAAAAGGTGAGCAAGGTATGACCGATAAACCAGATAGAGGTAACAATACAGTATCATTAGATGCTATGCGAAAAGGTAATATCGGGCTCTGTATGGCAACGCAAATTGCCCGTTATGTCCATAAAGACAATACATTACCGGGATGGAAGTCACCTCAACAGGCTTGGGCGCAAACACAAGGGCAGTTAGCATGGTACAAAAGCATGGAAGATGCTAAAGAAATGGTTCAAATCACCAACAAAACTCAGCTTGATGCGCACCTAGAACTTTGGAAAACCGATAAAGAAAAGAAACCTATTGGGTATTTATTAAGTTTAGAAGGTGCAGATTCTATCATAGACGTTTCATACCTACAACGTTCATATGATCAAGGGTTACGTGCCATTGGACCTGCACATTACGGTCCTGGCACATACGCACATGGTACCAACTCATCTGGTGGTATTGGTGCCAAGGGAAGAAATTTATTAAAGGAAATTCAACGTTTAGGAATAATCTTAGATGTAACCCATTTATGTGATATCAGTTTTTGGGAAACCATGGTGAATTATGACGGTCCTCTTTGGGCCAGCCATAATAATTGCAGGACCCTAGTTAACCACCATAGGCAGTTCACAGATGAACAAATCAAGGAAATTATAGCACGTAAAGGTATTATAGGTGTTGTGCTTGATGCTTGGATGATGGTTCCACATTGGGAAAGAGGGGTTTCTACACCGCAATCTGCAGGCGTAAGTCTACAGCAAATGCTCGATAATATTGACCATATTTGTCAACTTGCAGGTAATGCCAATCATGTAGGTATAGGTTCTGACCTGGACGGCGGATTTGGAAAAGAACAAGGTCCTGCCGATGTAGATACCATTGCAGATTTGCAAAAATGTGTTCATTTATTGGAAAACAGAGGGTATTCACCTCAAGACATTGAGAAAATAATGAACGGAAATTTTATTTCGTTCTTAAGGGAAAATTTGAAATAG
- a CDS encoding acyltransferase family protein — translation MEKKFRRYDIDWLRVFVFSLLIIYHSGMFFVPWGWHIKNNNIYDWLKWPMLFLNQWRLPILFLISGMGTFYALSKRNIWQFNKERFLRLGIPLVFGMLVIVPPQVYFERLAQGQFQGSYWSYLSTIAYDGIYPEGNLSWHHLWFLPYLLVFSVLLSPFFLYMKNNKNRYIRWISKVIQKPYGLYIFTIPLYLLESLLEPFYDITHDLINDWFNFFSSMTLFFFGFVMVACGPILWNAIERIRTKAFYLGIICFIGMLITWQFEDGYTRHFTEAFLKIVNLWSWILVLLGYAAKYQNKPSPLLSYANRAVYPFYILHQTVTVGIAYYIKDLQWSLLLKATILIVGTFLICWLIYHLIILKIKPLHPLFGLKKGI, via the coding sequence ATGGAAAAAAAGTTTAGAAGGTATGATATCGATTGGTTGCGAGTATTCGTTTTTTCACTCTTAATCATTTATCATTCAGGTATGTTCTTTGTGCCTTGGGGTTGGCATATAAAAAATAACAACATCTATGATTGGTTGAAGTGGCCCATGCTTTTTTTAAATCAATGGAGACTGCCAATATTATTTCTAATTTCTGGTATGGGTACGTTCTATGCCTTATCAAAAAGAAATATATGGCAATTTAATAAGGAGCGATTTTTGCGTTTAGGGATCCCCCTTGTTTTCGGTATGCTCGTTATTGTTCCTCCACAGGTATATTTTGAAAGATTGGCACAAGGTCAATTTCAAGGTTCGTATTGGAGCTACTTGAGCACTATAGCCTATGACGGCATTTACCCAGAAGGCAATTTAAGTTGGCACCACTTGTGGTTTCTTCCGTATCTACTAGTTTTTTCCGTATTGCTTTCTCCTTTTTTCCTTTATATGAAAAATAATAAAAACAGGTATATACGTTGGATTAGCAAGGTAATTCAAAAACCATACGGACTATACATTTTTACGATTCCTTTATATTTATTGGAGTCTTTGTTAGAACCTTTTTATGACATAACCCATGACCTAATTAATGATTGGTTTAATTTTTTCTCTTCCATGACTTTATTCTTCTTCGGATTTGTCATGGTCGCTTGCGGACCTATTCTTTGGAATGCAATCGAAAGGATACGCACAAAAGCTTTTTACTTAGGAATTATATGTTTCATAGGAATGCTTATTACTTGGCAATTTGAAGACGGATACACCCGTCACTTTACCGAAGCTTTTCTGAAAATCGTAAATCTTTGGTCATGGATATTAGTGCTATTAGGATATGCCGCTAAGTATCAGAACAAACCTAGTCCACTTTTGAGCTATGCCAATCGAGCTGTTTACCCATTCTACATTCTTCATCAAACCGTAACCGTAGGAATTGCATATTACATAAAAGATTTGCAATGGAGTTTGCTTTTAAAAGCTACAATTTTAATCGTAGGTACATTTTTAATATGTTGGTTAATTTATCATTTAATCATATTAAAAATAAAACCTCTGCACCCTCTATTCGGATTAAAAAAAGGTATTTAA
- a CDS encoding PH domain-containing protein gives MGLLNKILGNASEVSVEQLLKKYGRLLIEGEEIELGFSLLRDVFMFTNKRLILIDIQGITGSKIEYKSLPYKNISRFSLETSGTFDLDAELKIWISSENVPSVSKKFNKSIDVYEVQRYLASKVM, from the coding sequence ATGGGATTGTTGAATAAAATATTAGGTAATGCCAGTGAGGTATCTGTAGAACAGCTATTAAAAAAATATGGTCGCTTATTGATAGAGGGAGAGGAAATTGAGTTGGGATTTTCCTTATTGCGAGATGTTTTCATGTTTACTAATAAACGCTTAATTTTAATAGATATACAAGGAATTACGGGAAGTAAAATTGAATACAAATCGCTCCCTTATAAGAATATATCAAGGTTTTCTCTTGAAACTTCGGGTACTTTTGATTTAGATGCTGAATTAAAAATCTGGATATCGAGTGAAAACGTACCAAGTGTAAGCAAAAAGTTCAATAAGAGTATAGATGTTTATGAAGTACAGCGGTACTTGGCAAGTAAGGTAATGTAA